The proteins below come from a single Leptolyngbya iicbica LK genomic window:
- a CDS encoding GGDEF domain-containing protein, whose protein sequence is MTAWQVPDAQAATELLDSETPDIILLQAAQPSNWEFCQSLKQQRHHLWCYTILLDERNCPPEPISEEVLLRQVGLTTTALEVGADAYLWLPSATTVEGTASVDHLNRALQAHIRTAFRRNQAYRELSQANDLLSAIALVDPLTQLGNRRAFDWELPRQIQVTREQNHPLSLLIIDIDFFKQVNDDHGHLVGDQVLRMFADRLRHHMRFYETPFRYGGEEFVVLLQSTTAEDAEQLAERLRRLINDTPFVISKRLDLPLTISIGVATLAATDDEHGKELIRRADDNLLRAKRTGRNRVIMG, encoded by the coding sequence ATGACTGCTTGGCAGGTGCCAGATGCTCAAGCTGCTACAGAGTTATTGGACTCAGAAACGCCCGATATTATCTTGCTTCAAGCAGCTCAGCCAAGTAATTGGGAATTTTGTCAATCGCTAAAGCAGCAGCGCCATCATCTGTGGTGTTACACCATTTTGTTAGATGAGCGGAACTGTCCGCCAGAGCCAATTTCTGAAGAGGTTTTATTGCGCCAGGTGGGGCTGACGACTACGGCTTTAGAGGTGGGGGCTGATGCGTATTTATGGCTGCCGAGTGCGACGACAGTGGAGGGGACGGCGAGTGTTGATCATCTGAATCGGGCGTTGCAGGCTCACATTCGCACTGCTTTTCGGCGGAATCAGGCTTATCGGGAATTGTCACAGGCCAATGATTTATTGTCGGCGATCGCCCTGGTCGATCCATTAACTCAGTTGGGCAATCGTCGGGCCTTTGATTGGGAGTTACCACGACAGATTCAAGTCACTCGTGAGCAAAACCATCCCCTAAGTTTATTGATTATTGACATTGATTTCTTTAAGCAGGTGAATGACGACCATGGTCATCTGGTGGGTGATCAGGTGCTGAGAATGTTTGCCGATCGCTTGCGCCATCACATGCGCTTTTATGAAACGCCTTTTCGCTACGGGGGGGAAGAGTTTGTGGTACTGCTGCAAAGTACAACGGCAGAGGATGCTGAACAACTGGCAGAGCGGCTCCGGCGGTTGATTAACGACACGCCGTTTGTTATTAGTAAACGGTTGGATCTGCCACTCACTATCAGCATCGGTGTGGCGACGTTGGCGGCCACTGATGATGAGCATGGTAAAGAGTTGATTCG
- a CDS encoding DMT family transporter codes for MGQVDHASSHPNDESKIAREALRKVSQDLRALQDELSGQLNQDIARLQGTKHRLLNDIEILEEEYQTLKDEVGTLREQHSVELSRQQLAQQQVWAKKLAQALATHLQGRLTQDIYAGGTPVGVTTAPDGSLQNAYQLLSSLDSSLNDTLHSLQQDLNSYQSSLSQQISRMHSMEQQGEALLEALVSRLSLQLQTQIARPRAIATVTNGNGSAYGQPLNGYQQRPLSPPGQSPTGAHALPYNQPAHSQPHHQGYVPASASANSTSNPTATAPNQAKKPASAFQKGLIFIVLSTLALSVHNVLVGIIGYGGNIFGQIPIEGIFPLNIPNSLMLLWLRMLVVLPLMCLVAQKIYPKVWGELRQFLGQPDKRPLFPVIASGCFLFMSQVLIYKAISDIGPGVAVTLLFMYPLITVPLAWFLFGDRPTPLRGLVMFAITIGIVFTALPRISSDLAVGTVSPWGVFAGLLSSAAFALYLVSMQISFRKLHPVPATLIQFSTIFVLTSLILMVGSVLGLETAQPSSYTSLYIAAFLLGGLTLLGYLFNNFGVRLMGAAQASIVAASGPVLTAVMAYIITPGEKSTLQSIQWIGVILVTLGVLALSLERLGKKAKAPKKVNAA; via the coding sequence ATGGGCCAAGTGGATCACGCATCAAGCCATCCAAACGACGAGAGCAAAATTGCTCGCGAGGCACTACGTAAAGTATCTCAAGACTTGAGGGCGCTACAGGATGAGCTCTCAGGTCAGTTAAATCAAGACATCGCCCGGTTGCAAGGAACCAAGCATCGCCTGCTCAACGATATTGAAATCCTTGAAGAGGAGTACCAAACTCTTAAAGACGAGGTTGGTACGCTCAGAGAGCAGCACAGTGTAGAACTGAGTCGTCAGCAACTAGCCCAGCAGCAGGTATGGGCTAAGAAGTTAGCGCAAGCTCTCGCCACTCATCTGCAGGGACGGTTGACTCAAGACATCTACGCTGGCGGTACACCCGTCGGTGTCACTACGGCTCCCGATGGCTCTTTGCAAAATGCTTACCAGCTCCTGTCGTCACTCGATTCTAGTCTGAACGATACCCTCCATTCCTTACAGCAAGATCTCAACAGTTATCAAAGCTCACTATCGCAACAGATTAGCCGGATGCACAGTATGGAGCAGCAGGGTGAAGCTCTGTTAGAAGCTCTGGTGAGTCGGTTGAGCTTGCAATTGCAGACGCAAATTGCTCGACCACGAGCGATCGCGACAGTCACCAACGGCAACGGTAGCGCCTATGGTCAGCCGTTAAACGGCTATCAGCAGCGACCACTATCGCCCCCGGGGCAGTCCCCGACTGGTGCTCATGCCCTGCCTTACAATCAGCCTGCTCATAGTCAACCCCATCATCAAGGATATGTGCCGGCAAGTGCCTCGGCTAACTCGACATCTAATCCCACTGCGACCGCGCCCAACCAGGCTAAAAAGCCCGCCTCAGCGTTCCAAAAGGGGCTGATTTTCATTGTTCTATCGACACTGGCGTTATCTGTACACAACGTTTTGGTCGGCATTATTGGGTATGGGGGCAATATTTTTGGCCAGATTCCCATCGAAGGTATTTTTCCCCTCAACATCCCTAACTCTCTGATGCTGTTGTGGCTCAGGATGTTGGTGGTGTTGCCGTTAATGTGTTTGGTGGCCCAAAAGATTTATCCCAAAGTTTGGGGCGAGTTGCGGCAATTTTTGGGACAGCCAGATAAGCGACCGTTGTTTCCCGTGATTGCCAGTGGCTGTTTCTTGTTTATGTCGCAGGTATTGATCTATAAGGCGATTTCTGACATTGGGCCGGGAGTCGCCGTCACGTTGCTGTTCATGTATCCGTTGATTACAGTACCGCTGGCCTGGTTCCTGTTTGGCGATCGCCCCACTCCTCTAAGAGGACTGGTAATGTTTGCGATTACTATTGGCATCGTCTTTACCGCTCTGCCGCGCATTAGCAGCGATCTTGCCGTGGGTACTGTTTCACCCTGGGGCGTTTTTGCCGGTTTACTCTCTAGTGCGGCTTTTGCCTTATACCTAGTTTCAATGCAGATCAGTTTCCGTAAGCTGCATCCGGTGCCTGCTACCCTCATTCAATTCAGCACGATTTTTGTGTTGACTAGTCTGATTCTCATGGTGGGCTCCGTGTTGGGATTAGAGACAGCACAACCCAGTAGCTATACGAGTCTGTATATTGCAGCATTCTTGTTGGGGGGGTTAACCCTACTGGGATACTTATTCAACAACTTTGGCGTTCGTTTAATGGGGGCTGCTCAAGCTTCAATTGTGGCCGCGAGTGGCCCCGTATTGACGGCCGTGATGGCTTACATCATTACCCCTGGCGAAAAATCAACTCTTCAGTCGATTCAATGGATCGGGGTGATTTTGGTCACTCTTGGGGTTCTGGCCCTCAGTCTAGAAAGGTTAGGTAAAAAAGCCAAAGCTCCCAAGAAGGTGAATGCGGCGTGA
- a CDS encoding sensor domain-containing diguanylate cyclase encodes MIDFRGYPDFATASHAVLALLRDRIGFDLWMVTRVSGHDWVVLQAEDHGYGVEPGTVFQWADSFCSEMIKGKGPFIATDSDLVAAYKNAPINQKFKVAAYIGLPLCDKDGNLFGTLCGIHPTTFPDSLQDDLPLLELIARLLGSLLDAELKSQQARRSAERAAWEAQTDTLTGLYNRRGWEKLLQLEETRCQQLGCAASVIVIDLDDLKKINDQFGHTCGDQHLQQFTAAIEPVLRPSDVAARTGGDEFAILGVEMDHEAVRSYVEQLQETLTRSEIRASIGYAVRHPHQGLMAAWHEADLAMYRHKQQRKLEQAALSCPLPSG; translated from the coding sequence ATGATTGATTTTCGTGGCTATCCAGATTTTGCCACTGCCAGTCACGCGGTGCTGGCGTTGTTGCGCGATCGCATCGGCTTTGATCTGTGGATGGTGACACGAGTCTCTGGACATGACTGGGTTGTCTTGCAAGCCGAAGATCATGGCTACGGAGTCGAGCCTGGTACCGTCTTCCAGTGGGCTGACTCTTTCTGTTCAGAAATGATCAAAGGCAAAGGTCCTTTCATTGCCACTGACTCCGATCTCGTTGCGGCTTACAAAAACGCTCCCATTAATCAAAAATTCAAAGTTGCAGCTTACATTGGCCTGCCACTATGCGATAAAGACGGCAACCTGTTTGGGACCCTTTGCGGCATCCACCCCACGACTTTTCCTGATAGCTTGCAAGATGATTTGCCGCTATTGGAGTTGATTGCTCGTTTGCTGGGCAGCTTGTTAGATGCTGAACTCAAGAGCCAACAGGCACGTCGAAGCGCCGAGCGGGCCGCATGGGAAGCGCAGACCGATACCCTGACGGGGCTTTACAATCGGCGAGGCTGGGAAAAGTTGCTACAACTAGAAGAAACTCGCTGTCAACAATTAGGCTGCGCGGCCAGTGTGATTGTGATTGATCTGGACGATTTAAAGAAAATCAACGATCAATTTGGTCATACTTGTGGGGACCAGCACCTACAGCAATTCACGGCAGCGATTGAACCCGTGCTTCGTCCATCAGATGTTGCAGCACGAACTGGCGGCGATGAGTTTGCTATTTTAGGCGTTGAGATGGATCATGAAGCGGTCCGCAGCTATGTTGAGCAACTTCAAGAGACGCTTACACGGTCTGAGATCCGTGCCTCAATTGGTTATGCCGTGCGTCATCCCCATCAAGGCTTGATGGCGGCGTGGCATGAAGCTGATTTGGCCATGTATCGTCATAAGCAGCAACGCAAGTTAGAGCAGGCGGCGCTATCTTGTCCGTTGCCGAGTGGGTGA
- a CDS encoding FecR domain-containing protein gives MGSAFRLTGLTVFASVLASLVVPHKVLADVPLTRADVEALYNRVEYLPDSGTARAANLSDWLAVGDAIRTAAAARADLRFNDGSLARIGEQATFWFVPNTRNFRLSNGTALLLVPPGRGPSTIQTPSAVTGIQGTAVVVRHIPEVPVSPDAPPSLSSPPGRTVVMALTNNPGGPVEVTLPNGKSVTLVAGQMAIAANGNLEVFEFNLQLFYKTSTLAAGLHLDDPNFMGTGLPTDAVHQETRDGLAQQANFVGRAVLNHQLLDLQVSTIAGLDWQLPTDDNWTASMSDRLDPAASYLPSPDATPAATNNLESIPVVVAPTMDASVFDFGLDMSGQSGLAAGGITDASTASGPNLSVPPPGVLEPTPATPATPATPATPATPATPATPATPATPATPAIPATPGEPGTPATPATPAVPANQNVP, from the coding sequence ATGGGATCCGCTTTTCGATTAACTGGTTTGACGGTATTCGCCTCTGTGCTGGCCAGTCTTGTCGTTCCCCATAAGGTGCTGGCCGACGTACCTTTAACTCGTGCCGATGTCGAGGCGCTGTACAACCGCGTTGAGTACTTGCCAGACTCTGGCACCGCCAGAGCCGCTAACCTTTCTGACTGGCTGGCTGTCGGTGATGCAATTCGGACGGCTGCGGCAGCCCGAGCTGATTTGCGATTTAATGATGGCTCGCTCGCTCGTATTGGCGAACAGGCAACATTTTGGTTTGTGCCCAATACGCGGAATTTTCGCCTGTCTAACGGTACGGCTTTATTGTTAGTGCCGCCAGGTCGTGGGCCAAGTACGATTCAAACACCTAGTGCGGTCACTGGCATTCAAGGCACGGCGGTGGTGGTGCGCCATATCCCCGAAGTCCCGGTGTCGCCAGATGCGCCCCCGAGTCTCTCGTCACCGCCAGGTCGCACTGTCGTTATGGCACTGACGAATAACCCCGGTGGCCCTGTTGAAGTGACGTTGCCCAATGGCAAATCTGTGACTTTGGTGGCTGGGCAGATGGCGATCGCTGCCAATGGCAACCTTGAAGTATTTGAATTTAATCTCCAACTGTTCTACAAAACCAGCACTTTGGCCGCTGGCTTACACCTCGATGACCCCAACTTTATGGGTACGGGTTTACCCACCGATGCTGTGCATCAAGAGACGCGTGATGGATTAGCGCAACAAGCCAACTTTGTGGGCCGGGCGGTGCTCAATCACCAGCTACTTGATTTGCAAGTCAGCACCATTGCTGGCCTTGATTGGCAACTCCCAACTGACGATAACTGGACGGCGAGCATGAGCGATCGCCTCGATCCTGCCGCTAGCTATCTCCCCAGTCCAGATGCCACCCCAGCAGCTACCAACAACTTAGAGAGTATTCCAGTCGTTGTGGCGCCGACAATGGATGCTTCAGTCTTTGATTTTGGTCTAGACATGTCCGGCCAAAGTGGATTGGCCGCAGGCGGGATTACGGATGCGAGTACTGCGAGTGGCCCTAATCTATCGGTGCCGCCTCCTGGTGTTTTAGAACCGACTCCGGCGACTCCAGCGACCCCGGCGACTCCAGCGACCCCGGCGACCCCGGCGACTCCGGCGACTCCAGCGACTCCGGCGACTCCGGCGACCCCGGCAATCCCCGCAACTCCGGGTGAACCAGGTACCCCTGCGACTCCCGCGACTCCGGCGGTTCCCGCCAACCAAAACGTGCCGTAA
- a CDS encoding ABC transporter permease: protein MKRILSQCWKELNQFRRARLTVALAFVLPLAVLLIYGYAIRLEAKNIPLSVQDFDNSPLSRTYVARLFATNQFVPTPLEGTAPTAALDRGTAKATIVIPPDFERQVKARKPVTVQALIDGTDVNNARVIQNSLRATTQFFLRSSDLLPPQARSPIDAQVRLWFNPGRQESLYIVPGIFGVILWVFPSMLAAIALVREKEQGTIVQAYASDLSSTEWLLGKELAYLIVALAEALVVMTVAMLLFGLRVRGDPTPLLLGLVIYEAAAVAFGLLVGARAGNQTGAVQGTAIAGFLTALLLSGFIYRLENIPFPLSLVSNVIPARYFIEITRDAFVRGTGWPGIWYAPLAIAAIGGFFFRIAIRALHRMQFSD from the coding sequence ATGAAACGAATCCTGTCCCAGTGCTGGAAAGAACTCAACCAGTTTCGGCGCGCTCGCCTCACCGTCGCCCTCGCCTTCGTGCTGCCCCTGGCGGTGCTGCTGATTTACGGCTACGCCATTCGCCTGGAAGCGAAAAACATTCCCCTCAGCGTGCAAGACTTCGACAACAGTCCCCTCAGCCGCACCTACGTTGCTCGCCTCTTTGCCACCAACCAATTCGTCCCCACCCCCTTAGAGGGCACCGCCCCCACCGCCGCGTTAGACCGGGGCACCGCCAAAGCCACCATCGTCATTCCTCCCGACTTTGAACGCCAGGTCAAAGCCCGCAAACCCGTCACCGTGCAAGCCCTGATCGACGGCACCGATGTCAACAACGCCCGCGTCATTCAAAACAGTCTGCGGGCCACGACCCAGTTCTTTCTGCGCAGCAGCGATTTGCTCCCGCCCCAGGCGCGATCGCCCATTGATGCCCAAGTGCGCCTCTGGTTCAACCCCGGTCGGCAAGAATCGCTCTACATCGTCCCCGGCATTTTTGGCGTCATTCTCTGGGTGTTTCCCTCCATGCTGGCCGCGATCGCCCTCGTCCGCGAAAAGGAACAGGGCACCATCGTGCAAGCCTACGCCTCCGACCTGAGTTCAACGGAATGGTTGCTCGGCAAAGAGTTGGCCTATCTCATCGTGGCCCTGGCCGAAGCCCTCGTGGTCATGACTGTCGCCATGCTCCTGTTTGGCCTTCGGGTGCGCGGCGACCCGACGCCGCTGCTGTTGGGACTGGTAATCTACGAGGCTGCCGCCGTCGCCTTTGGGCTACTGGTCGGTGCCCGTGCAGGCAATCAGACCGGAGCGGTGCAGGGCACGGCGATCGCGGGTTTCCTCACCGCCCTCCTACTTTCCGGCTTCATCTACCGCCTTGAAAATATCCCCTTCCCCCTCTCCCTGGTCTCCAACGTGATTCCCGCCCGCTACTTCATCGAAATCACCCGCGATGCCTTCGTCCGGGGCACCGGCTGGCCCGGCATCTGGTACGCCCCCTTGGCCATTGCCGCGATCGGGGGCTTCTTCTTCCGCATCGCCATCCGTGCCCTCCACCGGATGCAATTCTCAGACTAA
- a CDS encoding ATP-binding cassette domain-containing protein — protein sequence MTLSAPQARTTLQADRAIAVHHLRKRYGKLDALKGINFEVRSGEIFGLIGPDGAGKTTTFQILAGVMAATAGEVSVLGTPPRQARLNLGYVTQKFSLYPDLSIEENMRYSAGLRRVPDAVFAERARPLLQRVDLERFRDRLAGQLSGGMKQKLALCCALVTQPKILLLDEPTTGVDPVSRREFWDLLAAVATEGVTVVAATPYLDEAERCHRIALIYAGEIQQIGTLKELRDSLGLQRIEVRAEPLTQAEAVLSERVQSVASEEPSSKSSPSENRPPRPPTLGETGQSPPALGDLGGHQPSAIVDIQTFGDRLDVLVTDAERGQTQIRSVLSQHGLTVRAMGQNDPTLENVFVNRLRQQGLDPAYLEFPAYRAGKEKGGLAIATQNLQKTFGDFQAVKGVDITVRYGEVYGLLGANGAGKTTVIKMLCGLLPASSGTVELAGETQNLNRSEVRSRIGYMSQKFTLYDDLTIRQNLEFYCGVYGVPKKARRDKIDWVLATCGLVGRENLITGSLPGGWKQRVSFGASVMHEPDILFLDEPTSGVDPLARRQFWRLIRDFARRGTAILVTTHYLEEAENCNNMAFMVAGEIVAQGSPSDIKTSQPGQLFELVSDQTQAASDLLKERLEPWRVAIFGDRLHLVLDHPDQELDTVRRWLADADIDIHTLHPAPFSLEDAFIGIVQRAAVS from the coding sequence ATGACACTCTCAGCCCCCCAAGCGCGAACGACCTTACAGGCCGATCGCGCGATCGCCGTTCACCATCTCCGCAAACGCTACGGCAAGCTGGATGCCCTCAAAGGCATCAATTTTGAAGTGCGATCGGGGGAAATCTTTGGTTTGATTGGTCCCGATGGCGCGGGCAAAACGACGACGTTCCAAATCCTCGCAGGAGTCATGGCCGCCACCGCTGGCGAGGTGTCGGTGCTCGGCACTCCCCCCCGGCAGGCGCGACTCAACCTGGGCTACGTCACCCAAAAGTTTTCCCTCTATCCTGACCTCAGCATTGAAGAAAACATGCGCTACAGCGCCGGACTGCGGCGGGTGCCCGATGCCGTGTTTGCGGAACGGGCCCGCCCTCTGTTGCAGCGGGTGGATCTGGAGCGGTTTCGCGATCGCCTGGCGGGGCAACTTTCCGGCGGCATGAAGCAGAAGCTGGCCCTTTGCTGCGCGCTGGTGACCCAGCCCAAAATTCTGCTGCTAGATGAACCGACGACGGGGGTTGATCCGGTATCGCGGCGGGAGTTTTGGGATCTGCTGGCAGCGGTCGCTACGGAGGGCGTGACCGTCGTCGCTGCCACCCCCTATCTGGATGAAGCGGAACGCTGCCACCGCATCGCCCTAATCTATGCTGGAGAAATTCAACAAATCGGCACTCTGAAGGAACTGCGGGACAGCCTCGGCTTGCAGCGCATCGAAGTGCGGGCCGAACCACTGACCCAGGCCGAAGCCGTTTTGTCAGAGCGGGTTCAATCCGTGGCGTCTGAGGAGCCGTCTTCGAAATCTTCACCATCCGAGAATCGCCCCCCTCGCCCCCCAACTTTGGGGGAGACCGGACAAAGTCCTCCAGCATTAGGGGATTTAGGGGGCCATCAGCCCTCAGCTATCGTGGATATTCAGACCTTTGGCGATCGCCTCGATGTCCTTGTAACCGACGCCGAGCGGGGCCAAACACAGATCCGCTCAGTGCTCAGCCAACACGGCTTAACGGTCAGAGCCATGGGCCAAAACGATCCCACGCTAGAGAATGTGTTCGTGAATCGGCTGCGCCAGCAGGGACTCGACCCCGCCTACCTGGAGTTTCCCGCCTATCGTGCCGGGAAGGAAAAAGGCGGTTTAGCAATCGCCACCCAAAATCTGCAAAAGACCTTTGGCGACTTTCAAGCGGTGAAGGGCGTCGATATCACTGTGCGTTACGGCGAAGTTTATGGCCTGTTGGGCGCGAACGGGGCGGGCAAAACGACCGTGATCAAAATGCTATGCGGCCTGCTACCCGCGAGCAGCGGTACGGTAGAGCTAGCGGGTGAAACTCAAAACCTAAATCGCTCCGAAGTGCGATCGCGCATCGGCTACATGAGCCAAAAATTCACCCTCTACGACGACCTGACCATTCGCCAAAACCTGGAATTTTACTGCGGCGTCTATGGCGTGCCCAAAAAAGCGCGGCGAGACAAGATTGACTGGGTGCTGGCAACCTGTGGGCTGGTGGGTCGCGAAAATCTGATCACGGGCAGTCTGCCGGGGGGCTGGAAGCAGCGGGTGTCCTTTGGCGCGTCGGTGATGCACGAGCCCGATATCCTGTTTCTGGACGAACCCACTTCCGGCGTCGATCCGTTGGCGCGGCGGCAGTTTTGGCGACTGATTCGCGACTTTGCTCGCCGGGGCACCGCCATTCTCGTCACCACCCACTACCTCGAAGAAGCCGAGAACTGCAACAACATGGCCTTCATGGTGGCGGGGGAAATTGTGGCCCAGGGTTCCCCTAGCGATATTAAGACCAGTCAGCCCGGTCAGTTGTTTGAACTGGTCTCCGACCAAACCCAGGCCGCCTCAGATCTCTTGAAGGAGCGGCTGGAACCCTGGCGCGTGGCGATTTTTGGCGATCGCCTCCACCTCGTCCTCGACCATCCCGATCAGGAACTCGACACCGTGCGCCGCTGGTTGGCCGACGCCGACATCGATATCCACACCCTCCATCCCGCACCCTTCTCCCTCGAAGATGCGTTCATCGGCATTGTGCAACGGGCAGCGGTGTCATGA
- a CDS encoding HlyD family secretion protein, whose amino-acid sequence MTQLAPTHGDSDSSSASSVSPQQRLKSKLKLILPLLLLVVAAGVGVRYWLTRPDDSVIALSGRIEGYETDLGAKVGGHVAEVTVREGDRVTPGQVIARLDDAELRAQLEAAQARVAAAQQQVSQAQLQIAVIDSQIQETQLTLQQSQGDAAGRVNQSEATVAAALAQLAEAQARLQEAQSTLALARSDRDRFATLVNQGAIAQQQFDQAQTQFETAQETLVARQAAVAAAQQQVSAAQGVLTQAQTTELNPDIRTAQLNRLQTQQEQARSQLEAAQANLKAAQASVAETTARLNDLDITSPIAGVVLTRTVEPGEVIATGTTVLTVVDLSDVYLRGYVPEGDVGNIRVGQPAQVFLDSAPDQPLEAAVSAVDTEASFTPENIYFKEDRVTQVFGLRLNIENPDGFAKPGMPADGEILLDDGEVER is encoded by the coding sequence ATGACCCAGCTTGCACCGACTCATGGCGATTCTGACTCATCCTCAGCATCTTCGGTGAGTCCTCAGCAAAGGTTGAAATCAAAGCTGAAGTTGATTTTGCCGCTTTTGTTGCTTGTGGTGGCGGCTGGCGTGGGTGTGCGCTATTGGCTGACTCGTCCTGACGATAGCGTGATTGCACTTAGCGGACGGATTGAAGGGTACGAAACTGATTTGGGGGCCAAGGTCGGCGGGCACGTTGCGGAGGTGACAGTGCGCGAGGGCGATCGCGTTACCCCCGGACAGGTGATCGCACGACTGGATGATGCGGAGTTGCGAGCCCAACTGGAAGCGGCCCAGGCGCGGGTGGCGGCGGCCCAGCAACAGGTGAGTCAGGCCCAGTTGCAAATTGCGGTGATCGACAGCCAGATTCAAGAAACCCAGCTCACGCTGCAGCAGTCTCAGGGGGACGCTGCCGGGCGGGTCAATCAGTCAGAGGCGACAGTGGCTGCGGCCCTCGCCCAGCTGGCGGAAGCCCAGGCGCGATTGCAGGAGGCACAGTCCACGCTAGCGTTAGCGAGGAGCGATCGCGATCGCTTCGCCACCCTAGTGAACCAGGGGGCCATTGCTCAGCAGCAGTTTGACCAGGCCCAAACCCAGTTTGAAACCGCCCAGGAAACGCTGGTGGCGCGTCAGGCCGCCGTTGCTGCGGCCCAACAGCAGGTCAGCGCTGCCCAAGGTGTCCTCACCCAAGCCCAAACCACCGAACTGAACCCCGACATTCGTACCGCGCAGCTCAATCGTCTGCAAACTCAGCAAGAACAGGCGCGATCGCAGCTCGAAGCGGCTCAGGCGAATCTCAAGGCAGCCCAGGCTAGCGTGGCCGAAACTACGGCGCGGCTGAATGATTTGGACATCACCAGCCCCATCGCGGGTGTCGTATTGACCCGCACCGTCGAACCGGGAGAGGTGATTGCCACCGGCACCACGGTGCTGACAGTAGTGGACTTGAGCGATGTCTACCTGCGGGGTTACGTCCCTGAGGGCGACGTTGGCAACATTCGCGTCGGGCAGCCCGCCCAGGTGTTTTTGGATTCGGCTCCCGATCAGCCCTTGGAGGCCGCCGTTTCTGCCGTCGATACCGAGGCGTCCTTCACCCCGGAGAACATCTATTTCAAAGAAGATCGGGTGACTCAGGTGTTTGGCCTCCGGCTGAATATTGAAAATCCCGACGGGTTTGCGAAGCCAGGGATGCCTGCTGATGGCGAAATTCTGCTGGACGATGGGGAGGTAGAGAGATGA
- a CDS encoding TetR/AcrR family transcriptional regulator, with amino-acid sequence MGVLPAPTSAAQLKREQILQGAWQIFLQNGYEGTSMDRVAAAAGVSKITIYKHFQDKEGVFTALIEQVTAERFQLVFGDFAFDEPPAIALRKLAKKLLDILAIDDEYIAFLRLLIGESGRFPGLAQLFIKALPQKVWTLLSQYVAAHPELPSPHPEATARIFVGALISYVMTQKVLHGEAIAPIHQDILIASLVKTIVGHADSTNDMAEQNYDAAMFNGYG; translated from the coding sequence ATGGGAGTCCTGCCAGCACCCACTTCAGCGGCTCAACTCAAGCGCGAACAGATCTTGCAGGGAGCCTGGCAAATCTTTTTGCAGAATGGCTATGAAGGGACCAGCATGGATCGCGTAGCAGCGGCGGCAGGGGTTTCTAAAATCACCATTTACAAGCATTTTCAAGATAAAGAAGGCGTGTTCACAGCGCTGATTGAGCAGGTAACGGCGGAGCGGTTTCAACTGGTGTTTGGCGATTTTGCTTTTGACGAGCCGCCCGCGATCGCCCTTCGCAAACTGGCCAAAAAGCTGTTGGATATCCTCGCGATCGATGACGAATACATCGCGTTTTTGCGGCTTTTGATTGGGGAATCAGGACGGTTTCCGGGATTGGCGCAACTGTTTATCAAGGCGCTGCCCCAAAAAGTTTGGACCCTGTTGAGCCAGTACGTAGCGGCTCACCCAGAACTGCCGTCTCCTCATCCTGAGGCCACCGCCCGCATTTTTGTGGGAGCGCTGATCAGCTATGTCATGACCCAGAAGGTATTGCACGGTGAGGCGATCGCCCCCATCCATCAGGACATTTTGATCGCCTCTCTAGTGAAAACCATCGTCGGTCATGCCGACTCTACGAACGATATGGCAGAACAAAATTATGACGCTGCCATGTTCAATGGATATGGGTAG